Below is a genomic region from Oligoflexia bacterium.
TTTTTAAGCACTTTCACCTTGTAACTTCCAACAGTTATCATTGGTTCAATTGCGATTACCATTCCTGGCTCAAGCTTGATTCCGACACCTTTTTTTCCAAAATTTGGAACCTGTGGCTCCTCATGAAGTGATCTGCCGATACCATGTCCAACAAACTCACGTACTACGCCGTATCCATGTTTTTCTGCATGTTCTTGTACGGCATATCCCAAATCTCCTAATCGGTTACCGGGATAAGCAGCCTCAATGCCCTTATAAAGGCATTCACGTGTTACTTTTATGAGTTTTTGAGCTTCAGGGCTAATTTTACCAATAGGTATTGTTACTGCCGAATCTCCATACCATCCATCGAATACAACGCCAAAATCAATACCAACAATATCACCACTTTTTAGAATGCGATCGTCTGGAATCCCATGAACAACTTCTTCATTAACACTTATGCAAAGTGTTTTAGGAAAACCGTGATAACCCTTAAATGCAGGCTGAGCACCCTTCTTTATGGTTAAATCATACGCCCTTTTATCAAGGTCATTGGGTGACATGCCTTCGGTAGTTTCATCAATGAGGATTTGAAGAATTTCAGCAACGATCTGAGAAGCTTTTTTAATTTTCGAAATTTCACGCTCTGACTTCACTGTGTACATATTAAGATTTCACTGCAGAGCAAATACGGTCAAACACAGAATTCGGTTCACCAACCCCATCAACATTTACAAATTTCTGAGCTTTTTGAAAATAGCTTTTCAAAGGGGCGGTACTCTTTTCATAAACCTCTAAACGTGTATCAATTACTTCTTCTTTATCGTCGGGGCGTTGTTCAAGTTTTCCTTGGCATAAATCACATATGCCAGCATTTTTTGAAGGTTTCAATATTGTATGAAACGTTGCTCCACATGATGAACAAATACGTCTTCCCGTTAATCTTGATTTGAGTAATTCCCGAGGCACTTCAAGAAAAATTGCACGATTTACCTGCGCATTTTCATTTTTTAAAAGTAAATCTAATGATTCAGCTTGAGCAGTAGTGCGAGGAAATCCATCCAAAAGCATTCCTGCTTTCTTTTGAACTTTCATTACTTCTTGAATAAGCCCCACAACAATTGAATCGGAAACAAGAACTCCAGAATCTAAATATTTTTTAGCTTCAAGACCAAGTGGTGTTTGAGCTTTGATGGCAGCACGAAGAAGATCGCCGGTACTAACATGTGTGAGATGAAATTTTTCAGCAATTAGTTGAGATTGAGTCCCTTTGCCGGCACCAGGAGGACCAAACAAAACTAAGTTCAATTAGAGGCCCTCCGCCCACGGATTTTAGCTCCTCGCATGAAACCTTCATATTGATGTGTAATGAGATGTGATTGAATTTGCTGAACGGTATCTAGAGCCACACCAACAAGAATCAACAGACTCGTTCCACCAAAATAAAATGGAACTTTCGCTTGAGCAATAAGTAACCCTGGCAAGACGCACACAGCACTAAGATAGATGGCGCCACCAACGGTAATTCGACTTAATACTCCCTCAACATAGTCAGCAGTACTTTTACCAGCACGAATTCCAGGAATAAATCCGCCGTATTTTTTTAAATTTTCAGCCATGTCATCGGGCTTAAATACAATTGCGGTATAGAAAAAACAGAAAAATACAATCAAAGCGACATAAAGCACATTGTACAACACGCCCGTAGGCTGAATGGCATCTTGAATACTATTCATCCACGGAGCTTTAATAAATTGAGCTAACGTTGCCGGAAACATTAGAAGACTTGAAGCAAAAATAGGAGGAATAACACCCGCAAAATTTATCTTAAGAGGCAAATGTGTACTTTGTCCGCCCATAACTTTTCTACCAGATATTCTTTGGGAATACTGAACAGGTATACGCCGTTGCCCGACTTCTAAGAAAATTATAATCGCAACAACAGCAATCATTAGAGCTAAGATTCCAAGACCAATGATTGGACTCATTTCACCTGATTTCATCAATTCAATAGAATTAAGAAATCCACCAGGTAATCCCGCAATGATGCCAGCCGCAATCAACAGACTTGTTCCGTTGCCAATCCCTTTTTCTGTCATCTGCTCACCGAGCCACATGATAAAGCAAGATCCTGCAGTAAGTGTAATTACAGTCATTACTTTAAAGGGAATACCTCCTACAAAAGTACCTAAAATTAAAGGCTGCCCTGAAGGTGCAGTTGAGTTTTCAAGATATGTTGCAATTCCTAAACCCTGAATAATACAGAGCACAACCGTACCGTAACGTGTGTATTGCTGAATTTTCTTTCGCCCTTGCTCGCCTTCTTTATTAAGGGCTTCAAGATATGGAAAAACAGCTGTGAGCAATTGAAAAATAATTGAACTTGAAATGTAAGGCATGATCCCTAAAGCAAAAATAGAAAGCCGCTGAAGAGCTCCACCACTAAAAAGATTAAAGATACCAAGAATTCCATTATTCTGAGCTTGGAAAAAAGAATCTAATGCCGCACCGTTAATTCCAGGTGTGGGTACATGGGAGCCGAAACGAAATACGGCAATCATCGCCAGGACAAATAGAAGTCGTCGTCTGAGTTCAGGAATCTTTGCTAGTCCTTCGATTGCCACTTTTACTTAATCTCCTCGATGGTTCCACCTGCTGATTTAATACCTTGCCCTGCTCGATCACTAAATTTATGGGCTTTAACGATCAATTTTTTTGTTAATTGACCTCTGCCCAAAACTTTAATTGGAAGACCCGTCTTTGCAATTCCAGCCTTAACTAAAATTTCAGGAGTAACAGTTCCGTCAAAACGAGCCAACTGATCTAAATTAACAGTGCTATATTCTGTACGAAAAATATTTGTGAAACCAAATTTTGGTAAACGACGATGCAAAGGCATTTGTCCGCCCTCAAATCCTCTTTGTACAACACCATGTGAACGAGCTTTTTTACCCTTGTGTCCACGAGTCGCTGTCTTACCATGACCTGAACCTGGTCCACGGCCAATACGCTTATTTTTTTTGGTGGCTCCTCTCAGAACCTCCAATTGAGATAACATGTTAGCCATGATCAGCTTCCTTTCTGTACTTCAAGAAGGTGCTGCACATGAAAAATCATTCCGCGAGTAGCGGGATTATCTTTCACTACAGATTCGGAGTTTCTCTTACGAAGTCCGAGACCTTTGACAGTTGCGCGCTGTGAAGGCGTGCTACCAATAATGCTTCTAATTAATTTTACTTTGAATGTTTTTGCCATAAAAGTCTCTTTTACACTGTTACTTGTCTAAGTTTATCAACTGTTTCTCGCGTTTGAAGCTGCTTCAAACCAGAAAGCGTTGCGCGCACCACATTATGGGGATTACTTGTACCAATACATTTTGTCAGAATATTTTTAACTCCTGCAGATTCTAATACCGCCCGAACAGCTCCACCGGCAATAACCCCGGTACCATCACTTGCTGGTTTCAAAAGAACTTGGCTTGCACCAAATCTCCCGAGAACTTGGTGAGGAATACCACCATCGTGGATGGCAAGATGAACCATATTTTTACGAGCTTGTCGGCTTGCTTTTCCGATAGCTTCTGGAACTTCGTTAGCTTTACCTAATCCGACACCAATGGTGCCTTTTCCGTTCCCGATAACTACTAATGCTGAGAATGAGAATCTGCGTCCGCCCTTAACAACTTTAGCAACACGATTGATACAGATTACTCGCTCTTCAAATTCGGAATTTTGCTCCGCCATACTTTCTCCAGTTTCTTCTTAAAATTTCAATCCAGCTTCGCGAGCCGAATCTGCAACTTCTTTTACTTTTCCGTGGTATCTATAACCATTTCTATCGAACACGACGGCAATAATATTTTTTTCTTTTGCACGTTTAGCAACAACACCACCCATTTTTTTGGCTGCTTCTTTATCTTTTTTTCCACCAAAATCTTTTTCAAGAGTTGAGCATGCTACCAAAGTTCGCCCAGCTGTATCATCAATCAATTGAACGTAGAGATGGCTAAGGCTTTTAAAAATAGTCATGCGTGGACGATCAGTTGTCCCTGAAATCGCCTTACGAATTCGCATTTTCTTTTTGAAGCGTCCAACTCTTTTTTTCTCTGTCTTATTACGATATTTAATAGCCACAAGCTACCTCACTTACTTACTGATTTACCGGCTTTACGTCGGATCGTCTCGGTATCGTATTTAATACCTTTTCCTTGATATGGCTCAGGTTCTTTGAAGCCACGTATTTTAGCGGCTACCAAGCCCACTAAATTGCGGTCTGCGCCGCTAACAATAACACGCGTATTTTTTTCAACCTTAATTTCGATTCCTGTTGGAATATCAAAATCAATGTCGTGTGTGAATCCAAGATTAAGCTGGAGTTTTTTACCAGCAACATTGGCCTTATAACCTACACCGTTAATATCTAAAATTTTTGTGAATCCCTGTGTGACACCTGTCACAGCGTTATTCAACAATGCACGATACAAACCATGCAATGCGCGAACTTTTTTTGATTCATTGGCACGCGCCAAGGTCAACAAACCACCTTCAACTTTTGCGGTGATTGCCGGGTTTAACTTGTAGCTCAATGAAGTTTTAGCACCCTTAACGGTAACTGTGTTTCCAGCGCCAATATTAATTTGAACTTCTTTGCCGAAATTAACCGGCATTTTTCCAATACGTGACATATTTTACCTCTCACCAGACCGAGCAGATGTATTCGCCGCCGAATCGTTTTTCTTTAGCTTCGTCGCCAGACATAATGCCATGGCTTGTAGAAAGAACCGCCACACCAAAACCAGTGCGAACAGATGGAATTTCATCAACACCAATGTATTTGCGTAAGCCAGGTCGGCTTTCACGCTTCAAGTGTGTCAGAACAGGGGTACCTTCATTGTCGTATTTCAAATAAATACGCATCATGCCCTGTCTATTATCTTTCACAACACGAAAGTTCTTAACAAGCCCACGACTCTTAAGAACATTTACAATGCCTTCTTTAACAGCGCTATAAGGTACATCTACCTTATCGTGCTTGGCACTACTTGCATTTCTAATTCTTGTTAACAAATCAGCAATTGGATCCATTTATTTTTATCTCCGTATAACTCTTAGCTTTAATTACCAGGAAGCTTTAACTACACCAGGCAACAAACCATTTGATGCCGCTTTTCTAAAGCACAATCGACACATAGCAAATTTTCTCAAAAAGGCTCTAGACCTTCCACAAAGAGGACAACGATTGTACTTCCTTGCTGAAAATTTTGGTTTACGCTTGGCTTTCGCCATCAATGTTTTTCTTGCCACTTTTTCCTACTCCTATTTCTTAAAAGGCATTCCGAATGCCGTGAGCAAAGCTTTACTTTCTTCATCTGATTTAGCTGAAGTACAAATGGTGACGCTTAATCCACGAACTTTTTCGATTTTTTCATAATTCACTTCAGGAAAAATAATCTGTTCTTTAACACCACATGAGTAATTTCCGCGTCCATCAAAGCTGTTACCACTCAAGCCTTTAAAGTCACGAACACGAGGTAGACCAATGTGAATAAATCTTTCCAAAAAATCATACATTTTACTGTGACGTAAAGTTACGGAAGCACCAATTGGCATTCCCTGACGAAGCTTAAAGTTTGAAATAGATTTTTTAGCTCGTCTGATAACAGGTTTTTGTCCAGCGATTTGCATTAATTCCTGAGCAGCTATATCCAATACTTTTCCATTTTGAGTTGCCTCAGCAATAGATAGGTTTAATACAATTTTTTCTAAGCGTGGAACTTGCATTGAACTTTTGTATTTAAATTGGGTCATCAATGTAGGGATGACTTTAGTTTTATATTGTTCTTTTAAACTCACTTAGCACCTCGCTCTTTGCTTTTACCTTTGGTGGTTACGCGAGAATTCTCCTTCAACCATTTAGAAATGCGCATAGGCTTTCCTGTTTTGGATGACACGGGCAAAACCTTACTCACATGAAGAGGAGCTTCCTTTTCAATAATTCCACCTTGTGGATTTGCTTGTGATGGTTTTGTATGGCGTTTTACGAGATTGATTTTCTCAACAACAATTCTGCCTTTATCTTTAATCATTCGCAGAATTTTGCCGCTTTTACCTTTATATTTACCTGATATAACTTGAACTACATCATTCTTTTTATATGCAGGATATCCGTCTACTTCTTGTTCTTTCATAAATTCCTCAAATAACTTCTGGGGCTAAAGAAATAATTTTCACAAACTGTCGAGCTCGCAATTCACGAGCAACAGGACCAAAAATACGAGTTCCAATGGGCTCTTGCTGCGCATTAATCAAAACAGCTGAGTTATCATCAAAAGCGATATAACTACCGTCTGCACGGCGTGTTTTTGAGATTGTTCGTACGATAACTGCTTTATGCACTTCACCTTTTTTAACTTTTGCATTTGGCAAAGCGGTTTTAACAGAAACGACAATTGTATCTCCAATATTTGCAGATCGGCGCATACTGCCACCCAATACTTTGATGCACATTACTAATTTTGCACCAGAGTTATCTGCAACCGATAATCTTGTTTGTTGAAATATCATTTTTTACTCCGCTGTTAAAACAGCTTTTTCCAATATTTGCGCTAACTTCCAACGCTTTGATTTACTCATGGGAAGGGTTTCATAAATCAAAACCTTATCTCCAATTCCAGCCTCTTCTTTATCATCATGGGCATAAAACCGGCTTGTTCTGTTTAAGAACTTTTTATATTTCGTATGCATCACGCGTCGACCCACTTCAACTGTGATGGTTTTTGTCATTTTATCACTTACGACAATACCTACTTTTTCTTTTCTAACCGGGCGTTTACTTTTTTCTTCCATAATTCCTTACCTGCTAACTTTTTCAGTAATTATTGTTTTTACTCGCGCCAAGGTACGTCGAACATCTTTAATCTTGGCTGTATTTTCCAAAGATCCAGAAATGTTTAGCAAACGAGTATTAAATAACTCTTCAGCCAATTCTTTGGAACGCTTCTTTAAATCGTCGAGAGTAAAGCCTCTCAGTTCTTTTGCTTTCATTATAACCTCTACATTAACCGTGAAATAATACGTGTCTTAACAGGAAGCTTATGAGAGGCAAGTCTCAAGGCTTCATCTGCAACATCTTTTGTAACGCCACCCATTTCATAAAGAACACGACCGGGCTTGGCAACAAATACCCACTCTTCAACGTTTCCTTTACCACTACCCATACGAGTCTCGGCAGCTTTTTTGGTAATAGATTTATCAGGAAACATCCGAATCCAAATTTTACCACCACGTTTAATAAATCTTGAAACTGCAATACGTGCTGCTTCAATTTGACGTGAAGTGATAAATCCAGGTTCCATAGCTTGAAGTGCGAAATCACCAAATGCGAGATCGTTCCCGCGTGTAGCGAAACCCTTCATTCGCCCTTTATGACGCTTTCTATATTTTACTTTCTTAGGACTTAGCACGCTGTGCCTCCGTTGCTTCCTTAGTATTCAAAATATCGCCCTTATATACCCAGGCTTTAACGCCGATGATGCCGTATGTGGTAAGGGCTTCTGCAGTACCGTAATCAATTTCAGCACGCAAAGTGTGAAGAGGAACACTCTTCTCACAATACCATTCACGACGAGCAATATCAGCACCATCAAGACGACCAGAGACAGCTACTTTTGCTCCTCTCACGCCTAAACGAATGGCACTTTGCAGAGCTTTTTTCATAGCACGGCGAAACGAAATACGTTTTTCAAGTTGCAAAGCGATGTTCTCTGCTATCAATGTAGCGTCAATTTCAGCTTTACGTATTTCTTGAATATTTAGAAATACTTCATTTTTTGTCAGCTTTTGTACTTCGGCTTTAAGTGCATCAATGCCTGTTCCTTTTTTACCGATTACAACACCTGGACGTGCAGTTAAAATATTAATTTTAATTTTGCTGGCTGCACGCTCAATTTCAATTTTGCTAACACCTGCATGATTTAATTTCTTTTTCAAATATTTACGAAGCTTGAAGTCTTCGTGCAAAAGAATCGCATAGTCCTTTTTTGCATACCAACGAGAGTCCCAGGTTCTATTGATTCCTACTCTAAATCCTATTGGATTAACTTTTTGTCCCACTTAAGAATCCTCACTCATCTTTCTTCAAGAATTAAATTAACATGACTTGTTTTTTTCTTAATCTCACTTGCACGTCCCATTGCGCGAGGCATGTACCTTTTGAGGGTAGGGCCTTGATCAACAGAAATGTGTTTTACAAATAAGGTATCCACATCAATAGTTTTCTTTTGATCAGCATTCGCAACAGCTGATTGCAAAAGTTTTTTCAAGATAGGGCCAGATTTTTTATTCACAAATGATAAAATCTGAATAGCTTCGTTAACGTCTTTACCGCGAACGAGATCAGCCACAAGACGTACTTTACGTGGGGCTATTCTTGCAAAATTGAGACTTGCCTTTACTTCCATGATTAACCTTCCGTTTTCGTGGCTTCTTTAGCCTTCTTTTCAGCGGTAGAGTGGCCATGGAAAGTGCGCGTTGGGGCAAACTCACCATATTTATGACCAATCATATTCTCTGTTACATAGACAGGAACAAATTTTCGGCCGTTATGTACCGCGAATGTTAATCCGACGGCTTCAGGAATCACTGTTGATCTACGCGACCAAGTCTTAATAACTTTTTTGTCGTTTGTCTCTTTTGCTTTTTGCACTTTCTTTAACAAGTGCTCATCAACAAATGGACCTTTTTTTACTGAACGTGCCACTTTGCCTCCACCTTACTTACGTCGTTTCACGATGAAACGTTCTGTGCGTTTATTATGTCTG
It encodes:
- the rpmD gene encoding 50S ribosomal protein L30, which gives rise to MAKTFKVKLIRSIIGSTPSQRATVKGLGLRKRNSESVVKDNPATRGMIFHVQHLLEVQKGS
- the rplX gene encoding 50S ribosomal protein L24; this encodes MKEQEVDGYPAYKKNDVVQVISGKYKGKSGKILRMIKDKGRIVVEKINLVKRHTKPSQANPQGGIIEKEAPLHVSKVLPVSSKTGKPMRISKWLKENSRVTTKGKSKERGAK
- the rplR gene encoding 50S ribosomal protein L18 produces the protein MKYRNKTEKKRVGRFKKKMRIRKAISGTTDRPRMTIFKSLSHLYVQLIDDTAGRTLVACSTLEKDFGGKKDKEAAKKMGGVVAKRAKEKNIIAVVFDRNGYRYHGKVKEVADSAREAGLKF
- the map gene encoding type I methionyl aminopeptidase yields the protein MYTVKSEREISKIKKASQIVAEILQILIDETTEGMSPNDLDKRAYDLTIKKGAQPAFKGYHGFPKTLCISVNEEVVHGIPDDRILKSGDIVGIDFGVVFDGWYGDSAVTIPIGKISPEAQKLIKVTRECLYKGIEAAYPGNRLGDLGYAVQEHAEKHGYGVVREFVGHGIGRSLHEEPQVPNFGKKGVGIKLEPGMVIAIEPMITVGSYKVKVLKNNWTAVTVDGSLAAHFEHTVAITEQGPVILSDRDIL
- the rpsS gene encoding 30S ribosomal protein S19, which translates into the protein MARSVKKGPFVDEHLLKKVQKAKETNDKKVIKTWSRRSTVIPEAVGLTFAVHNGRKFVPVYVTENMIGHKYGEFAPTRTFHGHSTAEKKAKEATKTEG
- the rplF gene encoding 50S ribosomal protein L6, with translation MSRIGKMPVNFGKEVQINIGAGNTVTVKGAKTSLSYKLNPAITAKVEGGLLTLARANESKKVRALHGLYRALLNNAVTGVTQGFTKILDINGVGYKANVAGKKLQLNLGFTHDIDFDIPTGIEIKVEKNTRVIVSGADRNLVGLVAAKIRGFKEPEPYQGKGIKYDTETIRRKAGKSVSK
- the rplV gene encoding 50S ribosomal protein L22 codes for the protein MEVKASLNFARIAPRKVRLVADLVRGKDVNEAIQILSFVNKKSGPILKKLLQSAVANADQKKTIDVDTLFVKHISVDQGPTLKRYMPRAMGRASEIKKKTSHVNLILEER
- the rplP gene encoding 50S ribosomal protein L16, with protein sequence MLSPKKVKYRKRHKGRMKGFATRGNDLAFGDFALQAMEPGFITSRQIEAARIAVSRFIKRGGKIWIRMFPDKSITKKAAETRMGSGKGNVEEWVFVAKPGRVLYEMGGVTKDVADEALRLASHKLPVKTRIISRLM
- the rpsC gene encoding 30S ribosomal protein S3, coding for MGQKVNPIGFRVGINRTWDSRWYAKKDYAILLHEDFKLRKYLKKKLNHAGVSKIEIERAASKIKINILTARPGVVIGKKGTGIDALKAEVQKLTKNEVFLNIQEIRKAEIDATLIAENIALQLEKRISFRRAMKKALQSAIRLGVRGAKVAVSGRLDGADIARREWYCEKSVPLHTLRAEIDYGTAEALTTYGIIGVKAWVYKGDILNTKEATEAQRAKS
- the rplE gene encoding 50S ribosomal protein L5; amino-acid sequence: MSLKEQYKTKVIPTLMTQFKYKSSMQVPRLEKIVLNLSIAEATQNGKVLDIAAQELMQIAGQKPVIRRAKKSISNFKLRQGMPIGASVTLRHSKMYDFLERFIHIGLPRVRDFKGLSGNSFDGRGNYSCGVKEQIIFPEVNYEKIEKVRGLSVTICTSAKSDEESKALLTAFGMPFKK
- the rpmC gene encoding 50S ribosomal protein L29; translated protein: MKAKELRGFTLDDLKKRSKELAEELFNTRLLNISGSLENTAKIKDVRRTLARVKTIITEKVSR
- the rplN gene encoding 50S ribosomal protein L14 — encoded protein: MIFQQTRLSVADNSGAKLVMCIKVLGGSMRRSANIGDTIVVSVKTALPNAKVKKGEVHKAVIVRTISKTRRADGSYIAFDDNSAVLINAQQEPIGTRIFGPVARELRARQFVKIISLAPEVI
- the secY gene encoding preprotein translocase subunit SecY, which produces MAIEGLAKIPELRRRLLFVLAMIAVFRFGSHVPTPGINGAALDSFFQAQNNGILGIFNLFSGGALQRLSIFALGIMPYISSSIIFQLLTAVFPYLEALNKEGEQGRKKIQQYTRYGTVVLCIIQGLGIATYLENSTAPSGQPLILGTFVGGIPFKVMTVITLTAGSCFIMWLGEQMTEKGIGNGTSLLIAAGIIAGLPGGFLNSIELMKSGEMSPIIGLGILALMIAVVAIIIFLEVGQRRIPVQYSQRISGRKVMGGQSTHLPLKINFAGVIPPIFASSLLMFPATLAQFIKAPWMNSIQDAIQPTGVLYNVLYVALIVFFCFFYTAIVFKPDDMAENLKKYGGFIPGIRAGKSTADYVEGVLSRITVGGAIYLSAVCVLPGLLIAQAKVPFYFGGTSLLILVGVALDTVQQIQSHLITHQYEGFMRGAKIRGRRASN
- the rpsE gene encoding 30S ribosomal protein S5, which gives rise to MAEQNSEFEERVICINRVAKVVKGGRRFSFSALVVIGNGKGTIGVGLGKANEVPEAIGKASRQARKNMVHLAIHDGGIPHQVLGRFGASQVLLKPASDGTGVIAGGAVRAVLESAGVKNILTKCIGTSNPHNVVRATLSGLKQLQTRETVDKLRQVTV
- the rpsH gene encoding 30S ribosomal protein S8 — its product is MDPIADLLTRIRNASSAKHDKVDVPYSAVKEGIVNVLKSRGLVKNFRVVKDNRQGMMRIYLKYDNEGTPVLTHLKRESRPGLRKYIGVDEIPSVRTGFGVAVLSTSHGIMSGDEAKEKRFGGEYICSVW
- a CDS encoding type Z 30S ribosomal protein S14, with the protein product MARKTLMAKAKRKPKFSARKYNRCPLCGRSRAFLRKFAMCRLCFRKAASNGLLPGVVKASW
- a CDS encoding adenylate kinase → MNLVLFGPPGAGKGTQSQLIAEKFHLTHVSTGDLLRAAIKAQTPLGLEAKKYLDSGVLVSDSIVVGLIQEVMKVQKKAGMLLDGFPRTTAQAESLDLLLKNENAQVNRAIFLEVPRELLKSRLTGRRICSSCGATFHTILKPSKNAGICDLCQGKLEQRPDDKEEVIDTRLEVYEKSTAPLKSYFQKAQKFVNVDGVGEPNSVFDRICSAVKS
- the rpsQ gene encoding 30S ribosomal protein S17 produces the protein MEEKSKRPVRKEKVGIVVSDKMTKTITVEVGRRVMHTKYKKFLNRTSRFYAHDDKEEAGIGDKVLIYETLPMSKSKRWKLAQILEKAVLTAE
- the rplO gene encoding 50S ribosomal protein L15; protein product: MLSQLEVLRGATKKNKRIGRGPGSGHGKTATRGHKGKKARSHGVVQRGFEGGQMPLHRRLPKFGFTNIFRTEYSTVNLDQLARFDGTVTPEILVKAGIAKTGLPIKVLGRGQLTKKLIVKAHKFSDRAGQGIKSAGGTIEEIK